In Papaver somniferum cultivar HN1 chromosome 1, ASM357369v1, whole genome shotgun sequence, a genomic segment contains:
- the LOC113305147 gene encoding CASP-like protein 2D1, giving the protein MSSASQVQLTSSTENNHHYLKHLDFFLRLSVIPFSVASIRVTAITKQDNSTYGNLEFNNIIGLKYLICINAISASYALVAIVCSWFKFLLTKAWIFFVSDQIVAYLIVTSGASVIEILYLAYNGHKEVSWSEACSSYGKFCSRVKVAFILHVFTFFCFLILSVMSAFRVFSKFDPPSIPSKGVENDGES; this is encoded by the exons ATGAGTAGTGCTTCACAAGTCCAACTCACTTCCTCAACAGAGAATAATCACCATTACCTTAAACACCTAGATTTCTTCTTGAGACTCTCTGTTATACCTTTCAGTGTTGCATCTATACGGGTAACTGCCATTACTAAGCAAGATAACAGTACCTATGGGAATTTGGAATTCAATAATATCATTGGCCTCAA GTACTTGATCTGCATCAATGCCATTTCTGCTTCCTATGCTCTTGTTGCTATTGTCTGTTCATGGTTCAAGTTCTTGTTAACGAAAGCTTGGATTTTCTTTGTTTCAGATCAG ATTGTAGCTTATTTGATTGTCACATCCGGTGCATCGGTGATTGAGATACTTTATCTGGCTTACAACGGTCATAAAGAAGTTTCGTGGAGTGAAGCTTGTAGTTCTTATGGAAAATTTTGCAGTAGAGTGAAAGTTGCTTTCATTCTACATGTTTTTACTTTCTTCTGTTTCTTAATTTTATCGGTAATGTCTGCTTTTAGGGTCTTTAGCAAGTTTGATCCTCCTAGTATTCCTTCTAAAGGAGTGGAGAATGATGGAGAAAGCTAG
- the LOC113305154 gene encoding tryptamine hydroxycinnamoyltransferase 2-like → MAIGLINNTILKPYSSSPSSSDDIQSLDISSNNDVLVPLTIFDKAAFDLHVAVLYAFKAPMPSNEVMKAALSKVLVYYPHLAGRFTTDGQGRTCIVLNNAGIRVTETYVPTSLAELLPFDPSKDVRHLLPPVEGNIEELLQIQLNRYACGGLVIGQTAHHRVCDGQSMSSFFVAWARTVRGLATDPLPYHDRLAVSQPRNPPKVDFDHRSIEFKKTTMNPDMAPVFSPSIETLIIHYSPEFVKKLKAKISEQSSAQNQRYSTFECLLSHTWKKVTEARGLDLEESTQVRVAVNGRARIKPSVPMEYFGNLVLWAYPKLKVKELLEHNHAYIAKAIHDEVTRVDNNYFKSFIDFGEIAKADGGEELEATAPEFGNSLCPDLEVDSWLRFQFHDLDFGGGGPCAFFPPNIPVEGLVIFLPTCSEDGGVDAVLSLLPEHVPLFKQISHSID, encoded by the coding sequence ATGGCTATAGGTTTGATCAACAACACCATTTTGAAACCCTATTCATCTTCACCCTCCTCCAGTGATGATATTCAGTCACTAGATATTTCCAGTAACAATGATGTTTTGGTTCCTCTTACTATTTTCGATAAAGCTGCGTTTGATCTTCATGTAGCTGTTTTATACGCTTTTAAAGCACCTATGCCATCAAATGAAGTCATGAAAGCTGCACTCTCGAAAGTTCTTGTTTATTACCCTCACTTAGCCGGACGTTTTACTACCGACGGTCAAGGTAGAACTTGTATTGTTCTGAATAATGCAGGTATTCGTGTCACCGAGACTTATGTTCCTACTTCACTTGCTGAACTGCTTCCTTTTGATCCATCCAAAGATGTTAGGCATCTTCTTCCACCTGTTGAGGGAAATATCGAAGAATTACTTCAAATTCAACTCAATCGTTATGCTTGTGGTGGATTAGTTATCGGCCAAACTGCTCATCACCGTGTTTGTGATGGTCAATCCATGAGTTCATTCTTTGTTGCATGGGCTAGAACAGTACGGGGTCTTGCTACGGACCCCCTTCCTTATCACGATAGGCTGGCCGTTTCGCAACCAAGAAACCCACCAAAAGTAGATTTTGACCATCGTTCAATTGAATTCAAAAAGACTACGATGAATCCAGACATGGCACCGGTATTTTCACCTTCCATTGAGACCTTGATCATCCATTACTCACCGGAGTTTGTGAAAAAGCTCAAAGCTAAAATCAGTGAACAAAGTTCAGCTCAAAACCAAAGATACAGTACTTTTGAGTGTCTACTTTCTCATACATGGAAGAAGGTGACTGAAGCTAGAGGACTTGATCTAGAAGAATCAACTCAAGTTAGAGTTGCAGTAAATGGAAGAGCAAGAATTAAACCATCAGTACCAATGGAATATTTTGGTAATTTAGTCCTCTGGGCTTATCCAAAGTTGAAAGTTAAGGAATTGTTGGAACATAACCATGCATATATCGCAAAGGCAATCCACGACGAAGTGACTCGTGTCGATAATAATTATTTCAAGTCTTTTATTGATTTCGGAGAGATAGCTAAAGCAGATGGAGGAGAAGAGCTTGAAGCAACAGCACCCGAATTCGGAAACTCGTTATGCCCAGATTTGGAAGTTGATAGTTGGTTGAGGTTTCAGTTTCATGATCTTGATTTTGGTGGTGGGGGTCCTTGTGCCTTTTTCCCACCCAATATTCCAGTTGAAGGTCTAGTCATTTTCTTGCCTACATGTAGTGAAGATGGTGGAGTGGATGCAGTACTTTCTCTTTTGCCTGAACATGTTCCTCTCTTTAAACAGATTTCTCATTCTATCGACTAA
- the LOC113305136 gene encoding probable beta-1,3-galactosyltransferase 2 isoform X1 — protein sequence MSFKSRGIESPSSNHHSKSSSVVTRNWAILLCLGSFCAGLLFTNRMWTVPEPDAKGITRTAGTENQRLSLVSDGCDPTLKNIKREPKDIMGEVMKTHHAIQTLDKTISNLEMELAAAKATQESILNGSPISDNVKVNESTKKRKYLMVVGVNTAFSSRKRRDSVRATWMPQGEKRKKMEEEKGIITRFIIGHSATSGGILDRAIEAEDNKHGDFLRLDHVEGYLELSAKTKIYFATAVALWDADFYIKVDDDVHVNIATLGTTLARHRSKPRVYIGCMKSGPVLAQKGVRYHEPEHWKFGEEGNKYFRHATGQLYAVSKDLATYISINQHVLHKFANEDVSLGAWFIGLDVEHIDDRRLCCGTPPDCEWKAQAGNVCVASFDWSCSGICKSADRIKEVHQRCGEGENALWSATF from the exons ATGTCTTTCAAGAGTAGAGGAATAGAGTCGCCTTCCTCTAATCATCATAGTAAGAGCAGTAGTGTTGTGACTAGAAACTGGGCTATTTTACTATGTCTGGGAAGTTTCTGTGCTGGTTTGCTATTTACTAACAG AATGTGGACAGTGCCTGAACCTGATGCTAAAGGTATTACAAGGACAGCTGGTACCGAGAATCAAAGGCTAAGCCTGGTTTCAGATGGTTGTGATCCAACACTT AAGAATATAAAGCGTGAACCGAAGGACATAATGGGCGAGGTTATGAAGACTCACCATGCTATACA AACATTAGATAAAACGATTTCGAATTTGGAGATGGAGTTAGCTGCTGCAAAGGCTACACAAGAGTCTATTCTCAATGGATCTCCTATATCAGACAATGTGAAAGTGAATGAGTCAACTAAGAAAAGAAAGTATTTAATGGTTGTTGGAGTAAATACTGCTTTTAGTAGTAGGAAAAGAAGAGATTCAGTTCGGGCAACTTGGATGCCACAAG GtgaaaaaaggaagaagatggaggaagAGAAGGGTATCATCACTCGTTTCATAATTGGTCATAG TGCAACATCAGGTGGTATTCTTGATAGAGCTATTGAAGCAGAAGACAACAAGCATGGGGACTTCTTGAGGCTG GATCATGTTGAAGGATACCTTGAATTATCCGCCAAAACAAAGATATACTTCGCTACTGCTGTTGCGTTATGGGATGCAGATTTCTACATCAAAGTTGACGATGATGTCCATGTAAATATAG CAACACTTGGAACAACATTAGCTAGACATAGATCAAAACCACGGGTGTATATTGGGTGCATGAAATCTGGTCCCGTTCTCGCTCAAAA GGGAGTGAGATACCATGAACCAGAGCACTGGAAATTTGGTGAAGAGGGAAACAAGTACTTCCGACATGCTACTGGTCAACTATACGCTGTTTCAAAAGATTTAGCTACATATATTTCCATAAACCA GCATGTTCTACACAAATTCGCAAATGAAGATGTTTCATTGGGAGCTTGGTTTATTGGCTTAGATGTGGAGCACATCGATGACCGGAGACTTTGTTGTGGTACTCCTCCTG ATTGTGAATGGAAGGCTCAGGCAGGCAATGTTTGTGTTGCTTCGTTTGATTGGAGTTGTAGTGGGATTTGCAAATCTGCCGACAGGATCAAAGAGGTGCATCAGAGATGTGGGGAAGGTGAGAATGCTCTTTGGAGTGCAACTTTCTGA
- the LOC113305136 gene encoding probable beta-1,3-galactosyltransferase 2 isoform X2: MSFKSRGIESPSSNHHSKSSSVVTRNWAILLCLGSFCAGLLFTNRMWTVPEPDAKGITRTAGTENQRLSLVSDGCDPTLNIKREPKDIMGEVMKTHHAIQTLDKTISNLEMELAAAKATQESILNGSPISDNVKVNESTKKRKYLMVVGVNTAFSSRKRRDSVRATWMPQGEKRKKMEEEKGIITRFIIGHSATSGGILDRAIEAEDNKHGDFLRLDHVEGYLELSAKTKIYFATAVALWDADFYIKVDDDVHVNIATLGTTLARHRSKPRVYIGCMKSGPVLAQKGVRYHEPEHWKFGEEGNKYFRHATGQLYAVSKDLATYISINQHVLHKFANEDVSLGAWFIGLDVEHIDDRRLCCGTPPDCEWKAQAGNVCVASFDWSCSGICKSADRIKEVHQRCGEGENALWSATF; the protein is encoded by the exons ATGTCTTTCAAGAGTAGAGGAATAGAGTCGCCTTCCTCTAATCATCATAGTAAGAGCAGTAGTGTTGTGACTAGAAACTGGGCTATTTTACTATGTCTGGGAAGTTTCTGTGCTGGTTTGCTATTTACTAACAG AATGTGGACAGTGCCTGAACCTGATGCTAAAGGTATTACAAGGACAGCTGGTACCGAGAATCAAAGGCTAAGCCTGGTTTCAGATGGTTGTGATCCAACACTT AATATAAAGCGTGAACCGAAGGACATAATGGGCGAGGTTATGAAGACTCACCATGCTATACA AACATTAGATAAAACGATTTCGAATTTGGAGATGGAGTTAGCTGCTGCAAAGGCTACACAAGAGTCTATTCTCAATGGATCTCCTATATCAGACAATGTGAAAGTGAATGAGTCAACTAAGAAAAGAAAGTATTTAATGGTTGTTGGAGTAAATACTGCTTTTAGTAGTAGGAAAAGAAGAGATTCAGTTCGGGCAACTTGGATGCCACAAG GtgaaaaaaggaagaagatggaggaagAGAAGGGTATCATCACTCGTTTCATAATTGGTCATAG TGCAACATCAGGTGGTATTCTTGATAGAGCTATTGAAGCAGAAGACAACAAGCATGGGGACTTCTTGAGGCTG GATCATGTTGAAGGATACCTTGAATTATCCGCCAAAACAAAGATATACTTCGCTACTGCTGTTGCGTTATGGGATGCAGATTTCTACATCAAAGTTGACGATGATGTCCATGTAAATATAG CAACACTTGGAACAACATTAGCTAGACATAGATCAAAACCACGGGTGTATATTGGGTGCATGAAATCTGGTCCCGTTCTCGCTCAAAA GGGAGTGAGATACCATGAACCAGAGCACTGGAAATTTGGTGAAGAGGGAAACAAGTACTTCCGACATGCTACTGGTCAACTATACGCTGTTTCAAAAGATTTAGCTACATATATTTCCATAAACCA GCATGTTCTACACAAATTCGCAAATGAAGATGTTTCATTGGGAGCTTGGTTTATTGGCTTAGATGTGGAGCACATCGATGACCGGAGACTTTGTTGTGGTACTCCTCCTG ATTGTGAATGGAAGGCTCAGGCAGGCAATGTTTGTGTTGCTTCGTTTGATTGGAGTTGTAGTGGGATTTGCAAATCTGCCGACAGGATCAAAGAGGTGCATCAGAGATGTGGGGAAGGTGAGAATGCTCTTTGGAGTGCAACTTTCTGA